The Prunus dulcis chromosome 3, ALMONDv2, whole genome shotgun sequence genome segment ATAGAAAATGTAAATTGGCTTAACTGTGTCATTATAGAAAATGCCTTGGTGGGAGCTGAAAGGGCCCTATTTCCTTTGTGCATATTAAAGACATTGACTTGTATAATGTCACCGACTATGCTTGTCTGTGGGTATTGAGCCAAGGTTATCCTGCAAGTGACTCTGGTTGGATTATCATCATTCATCCAGCCTTGCCACCTCAAGCCCTCTACCTCTATTTAATGAACTTTACTGCTATCTCGCAATGCATAACACCTATACAATTCTTATATTATTCTATCCTTTCGCCACGTAATGGAATTTATAGTCCTGTTCGGCATTAAAGAGAATATATTTAGAAAGATGCAAGAAACCATTCTTTGGTCCAATGTAATCGATGTCCAGGGTGGAATGAAATATGTTTATGGATGCTTGCTTTCCTGGAACTACACCTTAGTTAATCTAGCGACTATTGATATTTATTAGGCTGCATTTATGGTTGATTGACTCTAAGCTTGGTCGATGTATACAGTTGTATAGTCTATATGCTGTTTACTAATTATTTTTGGTCTATATGAGTTCCTTTTATTTGCTGCCTAAGGTAAAAGTCTGCAACAAAAAGGCCGCATCTGATGATTGAGTGTTACTGACATTACATACTTGCAGGCTGGAAGCATCCAGTGCATCGGAAAACTTGGCTCAGGCTATTTGAGGAAATGCTGCCCTTCCATCCACAGAAAAGTGGAGTTTAGTTCCAAACAGCTCCAGAGATGAATCAGGGTTGTGCCTGTTGATTTTTGCAGATTCTGATGCTCTGAGATCATACAAACAGCATGCGTTCTTTGCACTCGCTAGAGGTAGTTATAGTAATGTCGAAATGAGGTATTTTTGTTGCCTGATGTTTGCAGGTTCTGATGTAATGAGATTTTGAAATGccatttatgaattttgtgACAGATGTGAGATTCTTTACTTTCTgccaacaaacacaaaacaaagtaATAAAGTTCATGCTGTCTCTGGCATACATTTACCTATTCAGTACGTCAATCTTGTGCCTATTACTGAATCCCCCAATGGATCCACTTGATTTAGGTTTGTATTTCCCAATAGATCAGATTCTTGGGTTGATTTAGGTATGTGAATATGGTGGACTGATTGGCCACATTGTTttaactggaaaaaaaaaagtttaaaggATTAAACCGAAATCATTAATCGCATTGACAAAAACAGAAATCATTAATGGCATGTTTATGTACTTGGAACGAAGGAAGTAAGAAAAGCCGGAACGTAGTAATAGGGGAAGTAAGAAATTGGAATTGGATCAATTAGCTCCCCTAGTTGATTCAGCTCCTGGCTTTGAGGGTATTGCTCTATGTTGATTTTAAGTTGGTAAACATGAGGCCAAGAGAAATTGGAATAATTCTATTTCTTCTCATACCAACTTTTGGTAAGTAAACATGTtacatgacaaaaaaaaactaaaatcaaattaaaattttgggcATTGGCAGAGCCAATCAAGGCCCACAAGGGTCATTTGACCCTTCTCAACATTTTGAAAACCTTATATTTATGTATGTTATTCAAGTTGTTTTATAGCTATATTTACTGTTGACCCTTCTCGCAAATGTACATTGTCCACAATAAACatgaatatgatttatatttgtttgcATGTCTTCATATGTCATTTATATGCGTGTGCCATGggttttatttgattttctcatTCTATCTAAAATCAACTTTTGATAGTCCTTCATTATTTTTAGGTTGCTAGAATTTGGATTATACTTACTAAGATATTAAATTTGTAATATTGAAATTTAATCATTATAATGAattcttaaataaattttcttataaaaactAAGTTTAATGTAATTATAAACCTATTTAAAGTTGACCCTCCTTAATAGAATTTCTGACTCCGTCATTGATTTTGGGTGGCGTAagggacaaaaaataaatatattttaaagaaacaGGGAATCTAGCAGCAAAAAGAGTACGGAGTTTATGCTTTTATTTTGAAGgcatacatacacacacacaaaaacagaTATGTATTCCACAAACTGCCAGTGGAGTGCACAAAAGGTTCAAGCAAAAATGAGATGTAGTCCAATAAGAGGAGAGGTGGTTTTATGAGATGGAAAGTAgctattttaaataaataattactacTTTGTCAACCAATtcagaataaataaataaataaaaatgtctctaatattattatatagaATATAGTAAGAATtaatgtgagagagagagagagagagagagagagagagagagagagagagggaaaattATGCGAAAGATACTTTTGGAAATGTGACACCAACGATCCCGTGacgcagcagcagcagcatatgAAATGAATGTATGAATGTGATGAGCTGCCTACCCTCCTTTTGTTCGATTTCTTCTTTGAGTCTTCATCACCACGGACTCGTTCAACCGCCACCggcagaaagagagagagaaaaatttaaaaccagATTTGTCACGCAACCCTACTATTGACTCATGCATATCGTTTTTGTATATTGCACATTCAAAGGTTCATGTCACATTCATATTATCTCATTGAATCATCCATCAATCAAGGAAGagatataaattaaaaaaataaaataaaaattcatggaAGATATATAGATTTGCATGGTTGTGAATGCTTCTAGAAAAGCTAAAAGTGTTTTTTAACAAGTAAAAATGCTTCTGACTACGTTCGGTCGAAGAATTTGAAAGTGTTTATAAGTCGTAAAAACACTTTTTGAGGAAGTACTTTCAAGTGTTTTTTTGAAAagcatttaaatttttaacaaaaactCGACAATTTTCTAATAAAAGAGCTTATGAGCAAAAATGCCTCCTtcaaaaacaataacaaaCAGTCATGTAATTATACAAATTACTCCTACACTCATCAAATTTGTTTATCAATAATTCAGTTATATATTTCTAATAATGACTACTCATCAACTGTTGTTTATAATATTGCAATATTTCTTTATGTCAAGTCTGAATTCACTCTAAATCCATTTTTAACTTGTACGAAGCTCACATGTACATTGACACATTTTAGTGACTAAAATTTGATGATTTAAGGACATAGAATCATAAAATTGAAGTAGTTGTAGATAAGCTCTTAATCCcatctcaaaaaaaaaaaaaaaaaaaaaaaaagaaaaagaaaaagaaagaagaggaagtcAAAGACAAATGAAGAGGGGGTCCCACACGTTATTTAACAGAGTATATTTGTTCATTAATCACATTATAAGCATatagctttatttttttatgggaaaaaaaattaggtgGAAAATTAGCGACTCTCACTACCAACGTTATGATACATCTACAATTCGAATCGGAAAGATTTACGCGTGGTATCCAACTGTCAGCTGTTACCGATATGAATTTACatagaaaattacaaattgtGCACCAACTAGAATTATTAGCTGCGGAACTCGAACGCTGATAAAACTACACACAATACAAGTGGTACCTTATCAACTGAATCAATCATGTTTGACATAAGCATATAGCTTTTCATGATTAACTaactaataaaaaaacaacCGGAAATGTAGTAGCGTACCTTCCACtacattttctcattttcttttttctacaTTTTTTGGCCCAACGCGGACTATACCAACAATGTCAACCGCACATACAactggctctctctctctctctctctctctctctctctctctctctcaaatattatttttttctttctattttctttattattttagaatctTCTAATCCCATTTCTAGTTCAGATGAGAGACCTCTTCATACATTCCCTTATAAAATTCAACTCCCACAATTCCTCGACTCAGTCAGTCCTCAAAAGGCTTTCATCTCCTCAAACCAAAACTCATCATAGCAGAaacccattctctctctctctctctctctctctcccctcaaGACATGGGCAACTACGTTTCTTGCACCCTATCAACCCAAATAGCCAAGAACAGCAAAGCAGCCACCAAAGTCATCGTCCCGACCGGCGAAATCAAGCAATTCTATGTACCAATGAAAGCTGCAGAGCTCATGCTTGAGACCCCAAACTTCTTCCTGGTAAACACAAAGTCTCTCCATATTGGAAGAAGATTTTCAGCTCTCAATGCTGATGAAGACTTGGAGATTGGTGAAGTGTACGTCATGTTCCCCATGAAGAGGCTCAACTCTACCGTGACGCCAGCCGACATGGGCGCCTTGTTCCTCACCGCCAGCTCGGCAGCCAAGCGTCTTTCGGGCAGAAACATGAGGGTGCAGCCGGCTGAGGATCAGTCCGGGGAActtgctgatgatgatgatggggaggaggaggaggataaTAAAAGGATGGAGAATTGGCGGGAAAATCTTGAACATGAGGCCGCGAAGCCGAAGTTGAATTTGGATGATATTGAAGATTTCTCGGCGCCTGAGTTCATGCACAGGGTGTCTATGTGTAGGTCAAAGAAGCCATTGTTGGAGACTATAGCAGAAGAGCCTGTTTCTGTTTGCTCCAGGTGATCATAGCACAGAAGGGTTATTTATGTAATTTTGACTAAGCTGATctcttttataaattttagcAAAGGGAGGagatatatattaatattgtaGAAAAGTGGCGTGTGTATTACAAAACTTATTACAGGCAGGAAGTTTCAGTTGTTTTTCAACGTGGGTTAATTACATTTgcacccttttctttttccttctgaATATTACACTTTCACTTTCAGCCACATATtagatctctctctcctgaGTTCTCTAACATGACTTCTCTAACTTGGGTTACAAGTTTACTAGGAATAGGAAACAAAATCCTAAACGAATAGAAAACTAAGCCCATTAAAAATAGGATAAAAAACCTCGTTTTCTTCTTCCCTTGCAACAATTATTGGTGAGCCAAAAAACTTCAACAAAGACAACAATCATGATAATAGACTAGCATTATCGCAAATTCATGAgcaaaactgcatttgaaatatctTAACCACACCTCATTTAAACACTTTATATGTCGATAGTATCAACTCCTAAGACCCACATCGGAAAAGTACAACCAAAAGGTCTCATCTTCCCCATATAAAAGGGAGTACTTTTCACCTGAAAAAGGTAATCTAAATCTCCTCCATAACTGAGTAGAATACTTTTGAACTACCTCATATGAGGAAAaaaactgacttaggcatcagaGGGTAGTTGGTgaatccaccaccacctcttAAGTCACCACatcgtttgtataaaaataaataaaaattaaagccaaaaagaaattactcaTTTTACAAAGCAAGAAGCTAAATGCAAAGTATTTCCAGTGAACCCTTCAAACAAATTATAGCATCAATCAAACTCACACATAATATTCAATATCACAAGACAATATTACTACTATCTCTcataaattcaaattacaaAGGCTTGTCCATGACAAACTAAAGTCGTATCGATTTGGTGCATTTCTTGTCCTTCCGTCAGTCCACACCCTAAAAATGCACTCAACAAATAACTGGGCATGCAGGTCTCCCTAAAGACGCTGATTCCTCTTCTAGAGTTCCTATGACACTTTCAAATGTGGGTATTTCGGAAGGATCATTACTTGTACAACCCTCTATCAACCTGCATAATGGAAATATATACAACCACTTACATTACATGTCAAAAGTTGTAGCAAGTAATTTTTCTGCTCATGGTAATCATCGAATAAGCACGAGAATTAGCATCCGTTTGAATAACATCGGTAGGTACGATTTATCATCAAGATAAAATACTTTTGTTACCTATGATTTAGGATTGTCAACATGTTTGATGCAAATCTTCCAATCAATCTGCCTAAACTAGAATTCTCTATGAAAAGGAGAAACAGCAGATCTCCAACGTTGGATGAAAATGTAAGGTTTTAATCCTAGTTTAAAATGACAGAATGCAGCAAAACTGCTGCTTCACacccttttaaaaaattgaactacaaattatatttttcataagaaTAAAGTAAGATGGAATAGATCAGAAGAATTCCACACTTACTGTTGAATTCTGTATGAACATCGACTTAAGTGGAATTTCGGCTTAAAATCATCCGGTTCCTGATGGATGAAGTCAGAGTTCGTGTTGGTCATGAAGTGATTTCCTTCTAGCATCTGTAGATTACATCAAACTTAAAATGATGTTACAATTGCTTTGAGAAAACCTAAACTACCAGTTGCCTCAAAAATTTGAACAGATATGAAATGGACAAAACATTGTATATCAAATAACACACTCTCAAGATGAATTCCCAACGTACTTCAACTTATTAAAAATTCTACAAGTTACATGGATGTAAGGCAGTTGTCAATATGGCCCGTGCAACTTAACTACTGAGGTATGGATTTGTTTGGATTACGGGAAGATTTTACTGCAAACAGCTTCAAAAGAATGTCATGTCAAGTAAATTACCAAatccaaacaaaaacatgtACCTGATAATATATGAATCCAAATGTACGAATATCTTTCTTGGTGCCATCTAATAGATTGGTGCTGTTACCAGGATTGCCACTTCTTTTCCCTGTGAAAAGAAATTGATTAGAAGGACAACAGAGATTTTCAAAACCAAGTCAAAAGGAATTTGATGTTCATGTACAACCATTTTGATCTGGGTTAATTTGCTCATGCAGCATTTGAACCCAATACTCGCCGATCTTCAAGTGTCCGCCTTCATCCTGCAACAAGTTTCTGCTCGGAAGTAGAAAAAACAATATTAGTTTCAGTATCATATGGGATGGAAGGTTTCTTGAAGCATATATGATTAATAATAGTAACAGACCAAGAGAACAAATAACCCTTTGAAGGCATTAAcctatttaatttttgtctTTAATATTGCAAATTGGATTCTCAAAAAGGGTTTAGAGAATTAGGAATTTACAGAAACtaagggggagagagagagagagagagagagagatgttcTCTATTGGATAGGGCCTACCTGGTATCCAAATGGTTGTGAACTATAGGGCAGGGCTTGTGCTCATGAAGATAGTTCATTCCCCTGCAAATACTTTTACATGTCAAAATCTAAAAGCACCTTTTTTCATATGATAAGTACTTCTAACAAATTTGTCACAAACATGTGTACGAATTAGAAGCTTCTACGCTACAAGACGAGCATTCTGAAGAGCAAGTACTGAATTACAAAGTATATGAGTCATTATCAGTGTGATTAAGAGAGGAGGAGAATGATTTGGAAAGACTCTTTAGGAGTAGGAGTTAAAATATTTCCAATactaacaatacaaataatattattatgcTTCGTAGTACGCATGTGTATTGAACATTGCATAGAAATAATTCTGATACATGGAAGGGATACGAACTCCTTCACATGTCAAATCCAATTACTGAACAGCACCAAAATCAGTTACCtagcaatgtcaagtgcataGCGTAGAGCAGTATGCACGTCAAGTCGAGCTCTCTGCCTCAAAATATCTTCCAGGTTACCCTAGAATAGCACAAAAGTAGAAATTTTGATAActaaaaagaacaagaaagataCGAAGATTCTCAAAATTAGCCTCCATTTCCAGACAGACAGAATGGTAATGTATGATCCAGAAAAGAATATTTGACATTGATGACCTTCATTTCATTCTTAGTTTAATTGTTCAATAAAGATCacattttttaaagattttttttgagaatttgaaagtataaataaaattttccaaatATGTAAGATGGAACAGAACCATTAACAAAAATCTAATAAGAACATATGATTGGGACATAGCACAATGTACTTTTGGTAGATACTCAGTAATCAGAACCATCTCTTCTTGCTGCACAATTGAACCGAGAAATTGCAAAATATTGGGATGTCTAAGTTCCCGGAGGCGAGTGTTGTCCTTAGCAGAGAGAATCCTGTACCAAGATTGAAGAAGCAAGCTATTGTTATCTAACACTGTCCAAAGTTTTAACCTAAATTTACTGGTTTAAACAATAACTAAACCTAGAGGCCAAGAAAgggacc includes the following:
- the LOC117623029 gene encoding uncharacterized protein LOC117623029, giving the protein MGNYVSCTLSTQIAKNSKAATKVIVPTGEIKQFYVPMKAAELMLETPNFFLVNTKSLHIGRRFSALNADEDLEIGEVYVMFPMKRLNSTVTPADMGALFLTASSAAKRLSGRNMRVQPAEDQSGELADDDDGEEEEDNKRMENWRENLEHEAAKPKLNLDDIEDFSAPEFMHRVSMCRSKKPLLETIAEEPVSVCSR
- the LOC117623194 gene encoding integrin-linked protein kinase 1-like → MKTMGEILSAYCSDDFDMQLIGKFLSFASRGDRVGLNQMLIKGISPDVQDYDNRTALHLAASEGHTPIVELLLCYKANVNLKDRWKRTPLTDARLYGHRDICRILEVNGGNDLTNDQFTVRHEQEDSNDVKFDMSELKTEHSSTIQQGSFSESEKVKWRGTWVVKTVIKRHICNPVKMILSAKDNTRLRELRHPNILQFLGSIVQQEEMVLITEYLPKGNLEDILRQRARLDVHTALRYALDIARGMNYLHEHKPCPIVHNHLDTRNLLQDEGGHLKIGEYWVQMLHEQINPDQNGKRSGNPGNSTNLLDGTKKDIRTFGFIYYQMLEGNHFMTNTNSDFIHQEPDDFKPKFHLSRCSYRIQQLIEGCTSNDPSEIPTFESVIGTLEEESASLGRPACPVIC